In a single window of the Fibrobacter sp. UWB15 genome:
- a CDS encoding MBL fold metallo-hydrolase, which produces MITAIILSILFILGAAGVLFLNQAKFGRIPQGKRLERIKQSPHYDGKQFMNEVETVTMTGDRSVFAVWKDFLFGDKSQTVPDTALNVIKTDLKSLPQDRDWIVWFGHSSYLLNLSGKKVLVDPVFYQGSPVSFVNKMFKGTDVYKPADMPDIDYLVISHDHWDHLDYRVVTELEPRVKHVVTGLGVGEHFEYWKYPVEKLTELDWWESVDLGEGFNVTATPARHFSGRDLHQNKTLWASFAFKSPKRTVWIGGDTGYGPHFEKIGKKFTDIDLAILENGQYDKDWSLIHTMPEYLGKEMVELGANRYMTVHHSKFCLSKHSYTEPLENAKRAAQESGKPVLMPQMGEVVYLE; this is translated from the coding sequence ATGATTACGGCGATTATTTTATCGATCCTTTTTATTTTAGGAGCCGCTGGCGTGCTATTCCTGAACCAGGCAAAATTTGGGCGTATTCCGCAAGGCAAACGCCTTGAACGCATCAAACAGTCACCGCATTACGACGGAAAGCAGTTCATGAACGAGGTAGAAACCGTCACCATGACGGGCGACAGGAGCGTATTTGCCGTTTGGAAGGATTTCCTGTTCGGAGACAAGAGTCAGACCGTTCCCGACACCGCATTGAACGTCATCAAGACGGACCTGAAGTCGCTACCGCAGGACCGCGATTGGATTGTGTGGTTCGGACATTCCTCGTACCTGCTTAATTTATCCGGAAAGAAAGTGCTGGTGGACCCGGTTTTTTACCAGGGTTCGCCGGTGAGTTTCGTGAACAAGATGTTCAAGGGAACGGACGTCTACAAGCCCGCTGACATGCCGGATATTGACTACCTGGTGATTTCGCACGACCACTGGGACCACTTGGATTACCGGGTGGTGACGGAACTGGAACCTCGCGTAAAGCACGTGGTGACCGGCCTCGGCGTGGGCGAGCATTTTGAATACTGGAAGTATCCCGTTGAAAAACTTACGGAACTCGACTGGTGGGAATCTGTTGACTTGGGCGAAGGCTTTAACGTGACGGCGACTCCGGCAAGGCATTTTTCGGGCCGCGACCTTCACCAGAACAAGACCCTGTGGGCATCATTCGCCTTCAAGTCTCCTAAGCGCACCGTTTGGATTGGCGGCGATACGGGTTACGGCCCGCACTTCGAGAAAATCGGAAAGAAATTTACCGACATCGATTTGGCGATTCTTGAAAATGGGCAGTACGACAAGGATTGGTCGCTTATCCACACTATGCCGGAATACCTGGGCAAGGAAATGGTGGAACTAGGCGCGAACCGCTACATGACGGTTCACCATTCCAAGTTCTGCCTGAGCAAGCATTCGTACACGGAACCGCTGGAAAATGCGAAACGCGCCGCCCAGGAATCGGGCAAGCCTGTGCTCATGCCGCAAATGGGTGAGGTTGTGTACCTGGAGTAA
- the bioA gene encoding adenosylmethionine--8-amino-7-oxononanoate transaminase has protein sequence MKRLLDFDSEHLWHPYAALKNTPARFLAKSAHGTTIETADGLKLIDAVSSWWCMAHGHNAPEIVEAIQKQSEKMCHVMFGGFTHEPAIELGEKLVNFLPEGLNKIFFADSGSIAVECSAKMAVQYQYSLGHPERCKLVALKGGYHGDTAGAMALSDPDGMHTLFRGIMPHHYFAERPNCRFDEAWNTMDFASMERVVEEHKGEIAAVICEPVFQGGNGMWLYNAGYLKALRELCDRYGILLILDEIAAGFYRTGPRFAMMHVGIKPDIMCIGKALTGGSITMAACVASEKVAETITNSKIPAFMHGPTYMANPLACAAGIASLSLFESRDYEASVARIEKRLRANLEPLRALENAADVRVLGAIGVLELKAKPSADDILRVIRETGVWLRPFCNYVYTMPPFITTDSEIDRICEAIKMIGECEPAPVVEGEDEFHE, from the coding sequence ATGAAAAGACTTTTAGATTTTGATAGCGAGCATTTGTGGCATCCATATGCGGCGCTGAAAAATACTCCGGCCAGGTTCTTGGCAAAATCCGCTCATGGAACGACGATTGAAACAGCCGATGGTCTGAAATTAATTGATGCTGTATCGAGTTGGTGGTGCATGGCGCATGGGCATAACGCCCCTGAAATCGTAGAAGCGATTCAGAAACAAAGTGAAAAAATGTGCCACGTGATGTTCGGCGGTTTTACGCATGAACCCGCGATTGAGTTGGGCGAAAAGCTGGTGAACTTTTTGCCCGAAGGATTGAATAAAATTTTCTTTGCGGACTCGGGAAGCATTGCCGTGGAATGCAGCGCCAAGATGGCGGTGCAGTACCAGTATTCCCTCGGACATCCGGAGCGCTGCAAGTTGGTCGCCTTGAAGGGCGGCTACCACGGCGATACCGCAGGCGCGATGGCGCTTTCTGACCCTGACGGAATGCATACGCTTTTCCGCGGAATCATGCCGCATCATTATTTTGCGGAACGCCCGAACTGCCGCTTTGACGAGGCGTGGAATACGATGGATTTCGCTTCGATGGAGCGCGTTGTCGAAGAACATAAGGGTGAAATCGCTGCCGTGATTTGCGAACCCGTGTTTCAGGGCGGAAACGGCATGTGGCTTTACAATGCGGGTTACTTGAAGGCACTTCGCGAACTTTGCGACCGTTACGGTATCTTGTTGATTCTAGACGAAATTGCCGCTGGTTTTTACCGCACGGGGCCGCGCTTTGCGATGATGCATGTGGGGATAAAGCCCGACATTATGTGCATTGGCAAGGCGCTCACGGGCGGAAGCATTACGATGGCGGCCTGTGTTGCGTCCGAGAAGGTCGCCGAAACGATTACGAACAGCAAGATTCCTGCATTCATGCATGGTCCCACCTACATGGCGAACCCGCTCGCTTGTGCCGCAGGAATTGCTTCGCTTTCGCTGTTCGAAAGTCGCGATTACGAAGCTAGTGTCGCTCGAATTGAAAAACGCCTCCGCGCGAACCTGGAGCCGCTCCGTGCGCTTGAAAATGCGGCGGACGTGCGTGTTCTTGGCGCGATTGGTGTCTTGGAACTCAAGGCAAAACCTTCCGCAGACGACATTCTGCGCGTGATTCGCGAAACCGGCGTATGGCTCAGGCCTTTCTGCAATTACGTGTATACGATGCCTCCGTTCATTACGACTGATTCTGAAATCGACCGCATCTGCGAAGCCATCAAGATGATTGGCGAATGTGAACCCGCGCCTGTCGTAGAAGGCGAAGACGAATTTCACGAGTGA